From Deltaproteobacteria bacterium, one genomic window encodes:
- a CDS encoding 2'-5' RNA ligase family protein yields the protein MRRSYTPRAWHHRWVNFAIELFLDEAGDARVREIWERIAAAGLPSRLLELGNTPHVSLGVCAGLDPIDFERKLGEFAAREPAPHATLVSLGTFSNRQGVVFLGVIATRELIELHERFDALFRGVARDPWEYYRPGRWVPHCTLTTALAPEQVAPALRVCAEVPLPIQTRLESVAIVENPDGVVHARIPLGGRARSGSRS from the coding sequence ATGCGCCGATCATACACGCCGCGGGCGTGGCATCATCGCTGGGTGAATTTCGCGATCGAGCTGTTCCTGGACGAAGCCGGCGACGCGCGGGTCCGCGAGATCTGGGAGAGGATCGCGGCGGCCGGGCTTCCGTCGCGCCTGCTCGAGCTCGGGAACACGCCGCACGTCTCGCTCGGCGTCTGCGCCGGGCTCGATCCGATCGACTTCGAGCGCAAGCTCGGCGAATTCGCCGCGCGCGAGCCCGCGCCGCACGCGACGCTGGTCTCGCTGGGGACGTTCTCGAACCGCCAGGGCGTGGTCTTCCTGGGCGTGATCGCGACGCGCGAGCTGATCGAGCTGCACGAGCGCTTCGACGCGCTCTTCCGCGGCGTCGCCCGGGATCCGTGGGAGTACTACCGGCCGGGCCGCTGGGTGCCGCACTGCACGCTCACCACGGCGCTCGCCCCCGAGCAGGTCGCGCCGGCGCTGCGCGTCTGCGCGGAGGTTCCACTGCCGATCCAGACGCGGCTCGAGAGCGTCGCGATCGTCGAGAACCCGGACGGCGTGGTGCACGCGCGCATCCCGCTCGGCGGCCGCGCGCGCTCCGGGTCGCGGTCCTAG
- a CDS encoding MBL fold metallo-hydrolase, whose amino-acid sequence MADLLGLAARYIDEGVYEGPGSVNRTNTELSEIADGVALVEAFSHVVVLRTDEGLVVFDTSLEAFAAPILASLRRWSDARVHTIAYTHGHVDHVGGSQAFVDEARSRGVEPPRFVGHENVSPRFARYERTNGWNVAINTRQFGRSGLLGGPDARFGPKTWVRPDTSFRERMRLSVGGQTLELRHARGETDDHLWAWLPERKALAVGDFVTWVFPNAGNPQKVQRYPLEWAQALREMSALGAELLLPAHGLPIAGAARIARVLDDVASALEHVVNETLSRMNAGETLDAIVQGVRVPAHLLERPYLRPVYDEPEFVVRNVWRQYGGWYDGNPAHLKPAPASQLARELAALAGGASQLAARAKELAAANELRLACELVELAVQADPESRAAHGARAEIYAARRKSELSLMARGIFGAAAEESAAKLGPTR is encoded by the coding sequence ATGGCAGATCTGCTCGGGCTCGCGGCCCGCTACATCGACGAGGGCGTGTACGAGGGACCGGGCTCGGTGAACCGGACCAACACGGAGCTCTCCGAAATCGCCGACGGGGTCGCGCTGGTCGAGGCGTTCTCGCACGTGGTGGTGCTGCGCACGGACGAAGGTCTGGTGGTCTTCGACACCAGCCTCGAGGCGTTCGCGGCGCCGATCCTGGCCAGCCTGCGCCGCTGGTCGGACGCGCGCGTACACACGATCGCGTACACCCACGGGCACGTGGACCACGTGGGCGGATCGCAGGCGTTCGTGGACGAGGCGCGCTCGCGGGGCGTCGAGCCGCCGCGCTTCGTCGGGCACGAGAACGTCTCGCCGCGCTTCGCGCGCTACGAGCGCACGAACGGCTGGAACGTCGCGATCAACACGCGCCAGTTCGGGCGCTCGGGCCTGCTCGGCGGGCCGGATGCGCGCTTCGGCCCGAAGACCTGGGTGCGGCCCGACACGAGCTTCCGCGAGCGGATGCGGCTCTCGGTCGGCGGCCAGACGCTCGAGCTCCGGCACGCGCGCGGCGAGACCGACGACCACCTCTGGGCGTGGCTGCCCGAGCGCAAGGCGCTCGCGGTCGGCGACTTCGTCACCTGGGTGTTCCCGAACGCCGGAAATCCGCAGAAGGTCCAGCGCTACCCGCTCGAGTGGGCGCAGGCGCTTCGCGAGATGAGCGCGCTCGGCGCGGAGCTGCTGCTCCCCGCGCACGGCCTGCCGATCGCGGGCGCCGCGCGCATCGCTCGCGTGCTCGACGACGTCGCGAGCGCCCTCGAGCACGTGGTGAACGAGACGCTCTCGCGCATGAACGCGGGCGAGACGCTCGACGCGATCGTGCAGGGCGTGCGCGTGCCCGCGCACCTGCTCGAGCGGCCGTACCTGCGGCCGGTCTACGACGAGCCGGAGTTCGTGGTGCGGAACGTCTGGCGGCAGTACGGCGGCTGGTACGACGGGAACCCCGCGCACCTGAAGCCCGCCCCCGCGTCGCAGCTCGCGCGCGAGCTCGCGGCGCTCGCGGGCGGCGCGTCGCAGCTCGCCGCTCGCGCGAAGGAGCTCGCCGCTGCAAACGAGCTCCGCCTCGCCTGCGAGCTGGTCGAGCTCGCCGTGCAGGCGGATCCCGAGAGCCGCGCGGCGCACGGCGCGCGCGCCGAGATCTACGCCGCGCGCAGGAAATCCGAGCTCTCGCTGATGGCGCGCGGGATCTTCGGCGCGGCCGCCGAGGAATCCGCGGCGAAGCTCGGCCCGACGCGCTAG
- a CDS encoding methyltransferase domain-containing protein translates to MRRAYDGSSTAFRALEGGGWGELVNLGFYPWYALPGVLFGLGPFQRGLARRSIALVEPRPGMRVLDAGCGRGYTTARLAAAGCEAIGIDLLAENTAAAIARHSETTGARFATADVTRLPASASGIELSSSSFDAVHCLEVAFHFGAKGRRDFLAESFRLLRPGGRLVLVDFVWRDAHPERIESLDPRRLVRDTWRFAEFEPLERYRSSAAALGFRERAIHDWTVPVIDTFQRIAQTNARLGTWRLGRSILRTFRPGYARMTAEDWRFLVELMRAHDAVRRASRYVALVWEKPIAG, encoded by the coding sequence ATCCGCCGCGCCTACGACGGCTCGAGCACCGCCTTCCGCGCGCTCGAGGGCGGCGGCTGGGGCGAGCTCGTGAACCTGGGCTTCTACCCCTGGTACGCGCTCCCCGGCGTGCTCTTCGGGCTCGGGCCGTTCCAGCGCGGGCTCGCGCGCCGCTCGATCGCGCTGGTCGAGCCGCGCCCCGGAATGCGCGTGCTCGACGCCGGCTGCGGGCGCGGCTACACCACCGCGCGTCTGGCGGCCGCGGGCTGCGAGGCGATCGGCATCGATCTGCTCGCGGAGAACACCGCGGCCGCAATCGCGCGCCATTCGGAAACGACCGGCGCGCGCTTCGCCACCGCCGACGTGACGCGGCTTCCGGCATCCGCTTCGGGAATCGAGCTCTCGAGCTCGTCGTTCGATGCGGTGCACTGCCTGGAGGTCGCGTTCCACTTCGGCGCGAAGGGACGCCGCGACTTCCTGGCCGAGAGCTTCCGCCTGCTGCGCCCGGGCGGGCGGCTCGTGCTGGTCGACTTCGTCTGGCGCGATGCGCACCCGGAGCGGATCGAGAGCCTCGACCCGCGCCGACTGGTGCGCGACACCTGGCGCTTCGCGGAGTTCGAGCCGCTCGAGCGCTACCGATCGAGCGCAGCCGCGCTCGGCTTCCGCGAGCGCGCGATCCACGACTGGACCGTGCCGGTGATCGACACCTTCCAGCGCATCGCGCAGACGAACGCGCGGCTCGGCACCTGGCGACTCGGGCGCTCGATCCTGCGCACATTCCGCCCCGGCTACGCGCGAATGACCGCCGAGGACTGGAGGTTCCTGGTCGAGCTGATGCGCGCGCACGATGCGGTGCGCCGCGCGAGCCGCTACGTCGCGCTGGTGTGGGAGAAGCCGATTGCGGGCTAG
- a CDS encoding efflux RND transporter periplasmic adaptor subunit, whose translation MKEGELLFEIDPRQYQAAYDEARGQVDRAQAILVKAQQDVKRYTPLAAEGAVSQMELDTAVQARSAGAAQLESARAALENARLELEWTKVRSPIDGIAEIAHAQVGNLVSTQTLLTEVSQLDPIKVSVQVSELDYLRFAKRQQEAQASGQPREPAALSLVLADGSTYSEPGRFDVAGLGVAATTGTIELQALFPNPGSLLRPGQFAKVRAATDRLENALVIPQRAVTDLQGLSQVAVVGPDDKVAIKRVKLGPRSGSDYVILEGLEPGERVVVEGLQKVRNGMTVKVEPATGTAGK comes from the coding sequence GTGAAGGAAGGCGAGCTGCTGTTCGAGATCGACCCGCGCCAGTACCAGGCGGCCTACGACGAGGCGCGCGGACAGGTCGACCGCGCGCAGGCGATCCTGGTCAAGGCGCAGCAGGACGTGAAGCGCTACACGCCGCTGGCCGCGGAGGGCGCGGTGAGCCAGATGGAGCTCGACACGGCGGTCCAGGCGCGATCGGCGGGCGCGGCGCAGCTCGAGTCCGCGCGCGCCGCGCTCGAGAACGCGCGGCTCGAGCTGGAGTGGACCAAGGTCAGGTCGCCGATCGACGGGATTGCGGAAATTGCACATGCCCAGGTCGGAAACCTGGTGAGCACGCAGACGCTCCTCACCGAAGTGTCCCAGCTGGACCCGATCAAGGTCAGCGTGCAGGTGAGCGAGCTCGACTACCTGCGCTTCGCCAAGCGCCAGCAGGAGGCGCAGGCCAGCGGCCAGCCGCGCGAGCCGGCGGCGCTCTCGCTGGTGCTCGCGGACGGCTCCACCTACTCCGAGCCGGGCCGCTTCGACGTGGCCGGGCTCGGCGTGGCGGCGACCACCGGAACGATCGAGCTGCAGGCGCTGTTCCCGAATCCCGGCAGCCTGCTGCGGCCGGGCCAGTTCGCGAAGGTCCGCGCCGCGACCGACCGGCTCGAAAACGCGCTCGTGATCCCGCAGCGCGCGGTCACGGACCTGCAGGGCCTGAGCCAGGTCGCGGTGGTCGGGCCCGACGACAAGGTCGCGATCAAGCGCGTGAAGCTCGGCCCTCGCTCCGGAAGCGATTACGTGATCCTCGAAGGGCTCGAGCCCGGCGAGCGCGTCGTGGTCGAGGGCCTGCAGAAGGTCCGCAACGGAATGACCGTGAAAGTCGAGCCGGCGACGGGAACGGCCGGAAAGTAG
- a CDS encoding multidrug efflux RND transporter permease subunit, with product MARFFIDRPIVAIVIAIVTVIAGVVMIGRLPIAQYPDIVPPIIQVKTTYTGADALAVEESVATPIEQQVNGVQNMIYMKSINGSDGTMTLQVSFEVGTDVNLDQVFTQNRLAQANSQLPSSVNEFGTTVQQTVGLPLLVIPIYSPDGSYDAEFLGNYTTINVNPQLARVRGVGQVTLFGAADYAMRIWVRPDTLSKLQLTVSEVVNAVKSQNVVNPAGQIGAEPAPPGQEFTYTVTARGRRVLAEQFGEIIVRANPDGSFVRLRDVARIELGSQTYMQIGRFQGKPAAVVAVYQSPGSNALETAAALKSQMEGMAARFPADMSYAIALDTTLPVSEGITEIMHTLVEAMVLVIVVVFLFLQGWRATLIPLIAVPVSLIGAFIFFPMLGFSINTLSLLGLVLAIGLVVDDAIVVVEAVEVGIEHGLSPREATIKAMDEVTAPVIGIALILAAVFIPAGFMTGITGSLYQQFAITIAISVLISAFNALSLSPALCALLLRHKQPARGPIGRFFAAFNRFFDRATEGYVSVSSGAIKRTFRSMILLVGLSVIAVGIGRILPTSFVPSEDQGYFFMQLQLPDAASLQRTDVVARQVEQVLGETEGVQSYTSIVGFSLLSNISQTYAGFYFVQLDPWEERGERTAGVILGELNAKLRELPSGLAFGFPPPSIPGVGNAGGFTVMLQDRGGHDVSWLAENAQRFIAAANQRPELAGVATVFRPDVPQLFAAVDSDKVYKLGVSDRDVYDTLQALLGSSYVNQFNRFGRVWKVFVQAEPEFRVDADDIGGFYVRNEEQQMVPLSTLVSARPSFGPAFTNRYNLFRAVEVIGNPAPGYSSGQAMAAIEALAAETLPADMSFEWTNMSYQEATAGGSAGTFALSILGVFLILAALYESWSLPWSVLLTTPIAVFGAYLGIWARGLENDVFAQIGLIMLIGLVAKNAILIVEFAVMEQKSGKTVVDAALAGAKSRLRPILMTSFAFILGCVPLWTASGSGAVARQSIGTTVITGMLAATVIAIFFVPVLYVLVEKIAKRGAPQP from the coding sequence ATGGCGCGCTTCTTCATCGACCGCCCGATCGTCGCGATCGTGATCGCGATCGTGACCGTGATCGCCGGCGTGGTCATGATCGGACGCCTGCCGATCGCGCAGTACCCCGACATCGTGCCGCCGATCATCCAGGTGAAGACCACCTACACCGGAGCGGACGCGCTCGCGGTCGAGGAGTCCGTCGCCACGCCGATCGAGCAGCAGGTCAACGGCGTGCAGAACATGATCTACATGAAGTCGATCAACGGCAGCGACGGCACGATGACGCTGCAGGTCAGCTTCGAAGTCGGCACGGATGTGAACCTGGACCAGGTCTTCACGCAGAACCGACTGGCGCAGGCGAACTCGCAGCTGCCGAGCTCCGTGAACGAGTTCGGCACCACCGTGCAGCAGACGGTCGGGCTGCCGCTTCTGGTCATTCCGATCTACTCGCCCGACGGCAGCTACGACGCCGAGTTCCTGGGCAACTACACCACGATCAACGTGAACCCGCAGCTGGCGCGCGTGCGCGGCGTCGGCCAGGTGACGCTGTTCGGCGCCGCGGACTATGCGATGCGCATCTGGGTGCGGCCCGACACGCTGTCCAAGCTGCAGCTCACGGTCAGCGAAGTCGTGAACGCGGTGAAGTCGCAGAACGTGGTGAACCCCGCCGGCCAGATCGGCGCCGAGCCGGCGCCGCCGGGGCAGGAGTTCACCTACACGGTCACGGCCCGGGGTCGGCGCGTGTTGGCCGAGCAGTTCGGCGAGATCATCGTGCGCGCCAATCCCGACGGCTCGTTCGTGCGCCTGCGCGACGTGGCGCGCATCGAGCTGGGCTCGCAGACCTACATGCAGATCGGGCGCTTCCAGGGCAAGCCGGCCGCGGTCGTCGCGGTGTACCAGTCGCCCGGTTCCAACGCGCTCGAGACGGCCGCAGCGCTGAAGTCGCAGATGGAGGGAATGGCCGCGCGCTTCCCCGCCGACATGAGCTACGCGATCGCGCTCGACACCACGCTGCCCGTCAGCGAGGGGATCACCGAGATCATGCACACGCTGGTCGAGGCGATGGTGCTCGTGATCGTGGTGGTGTTCCTGTTCCTGCAGGGCTGGCGCGCCACGCTGATCCCGCTGATCGCAGTGCCGGTCTCGCTGATCGGCGCGTTCATCTTCTTCCCCATGCTCGGCTTCTCGATCAACACGCTCTCGCTGCTCGGGCTCGTGCTCGCGATCGGGCTGGTGGTCGACGACGCGATCGTCGTGGTCGAGGCGGTCGAGGTCGGCATCGAGCACGGGCTCTCGCCGCGCGAGGCGACCATCAAGGCGATGGACGAGGTCACCGCGCCAGTGATCGGCATCGCGCTGATCCTGGCGGCCGTCTTCATCCCGGCCGGCTTCATGACCGGCATCACCGGGAGTCTCTACCAGCAGTTTGCGATCACGATCGCGATCTCCGTGCTGATCTCCGCGTTCAACGCGCTCTCGCTCTCGCCGGCGCTCTGCGCGCTGCTGCTGCGGCACAAGCAGCCGGCCCGGGGACCGATCGGCCGCTTCTTCGCGGCGTTCAACCGCTTCTTCGACCGCGCCACCGAGGGCTACGTCAGCGTCTCGTCGGGCGCGATCAAGCGCACATTCCGCAGCATGATCCTGCTGGTCGGCCTTTCCGTGATCGCCGTCGGCATCGGCCGGATCCTGCCCACGTCCTTCGTTCCGAGCGAGGACCAGGGCTACTTCTTCATGCAGCTGCAGCTCCCGGACGCCGCCTCTCTGCAGCGCACCGACGTGGTCGCGCGACAGGTCGAGCAGGTGCTGGGCGAGACCGAGGGCGTGCAGAGCTACACGTCGATCGTCGGCTTCAGCCTGCTCTCGAACATCTCGCAGACCTACGCCGGCTTCTATTTCGTGCAGCTCGACCCCTGGGAGGAGCGCGGCGAGCGAACCGCCGGCGTGATCCTCGGCGAGCTGAACGCGAAGCTGCGCGAGCTGCCGAGCGGGCTTGCGTTCGGCTTCCCGCCGCCGTCGATCCCGGGCGTCGGCAACGCGGGCGGCTTCACCGTGATGCTGCAGGATCGCGGCGGTCACGACGTGTCGTGGCTGGCGGAGAACGCGCAGCGCTTCATCGCGGCCGCGAACCAGCGCCCGGAGCTCGCCGGCGTGGCCACGGTGTTCCGGCCCGACGTTCCGCAGCTCTTCGCGGCGGTGGACTCGGACAAGGTCTACAAGCTCGGCGTCTCGGACCGCGACGTGTACGACACGCTGCAGGCGCTGCTCGGCTCCAGCTACGTGAACCAGTTCAACCGCTTCGGGCGGGTCTGGAAGGTCTTCGTGCAGGCCGAGCCCGAGTTCCGCGTCGACGCCGACGACATCGGAGGCTTCTACGTCCGCAACGAAGAGCAGCAGATGGTTCCGCTCTCGACGCTGGTGAGCGCGCGGCCGTCGTTCGGTCCCGCGTTCACCAACCGCTACAACCTGTTCCGCGCCGTCGAGGTGATCGGAAATCCTGCGCCCGGCTACAGCTCGGGCCAGGCCATGGCGGCAATCGAGGCGCTGGCCGCCGAGACCCTGCCCGCGGACATGAGCTTCGAGTGGACCAACATGTCGTACCAGGAGGCGACCGCGGGCGGCTCGGCGGGAACGTTCGCGCTCTCGATCCTGGGGGTGTTCCTGATCCTCGCCGCGCTGTACGAGAGCTGGTCCCTGCCCTGGAGCGTCCTGCTCACCACGCCGATCGCGGTGTTCGGCGCCTACCTCGGCATCTGGGCGCGCGGGCTCGAGAACGACGTGTTCGCGCAGATCGGCCTGATCATGCTGATCGGCCTGGTGGCCAAGAACGCGATCCTGATCGTCGAGTTCGCGGTCATGGAGCAGAAGTCGGGCAAGACCGTGGTAGATGCGGCGCTGGCCGGCGCGAAGAGCCGCCTGCGCCCGATCCTGATGACGAGCTTCGCGTTCATCCTGGGCTGCGTGCCGCTCTGGACCGCGTCGGGCTCGGGCGCGGTCGCGCGCCAGAGCATCGGCACGACGGTGATCACCGGCATGCTCGCGGCCACCGTGATCGCGATCTTCTTCGTGCCGGTCCTGTACGTGCTCGTCGAGAAGATCGCAAAGCGAGGCGCGCCGCAGCCATGA